From the Lysobacter sp. FW306-1B-D06B genome, one window contains:
- the pilV gene encoding type IV pilus modification protein PilV — translation MRVIRRPPSAPRGQAGFSLIEVLIALLVLALGLLGLAFLQVLNVRYTSSAEHRTMATNLATEVIDMMRSNPRHLVVYNRLDEASFAGVTPPAGGCSKLGEGEATAQKNIERWRCDVVSQLPGGVGRVQVAGNDAIGYTATVDLTWVDDVGREDNAAENAKGTGQKVTFQVVTLL, via the coding sequence GTGCGCGTGATCCGACGTCCTCCTTCGGCCCCCCGCGGACAAGCGGGTTTCTCCCTCATCGAAGTGCTCATCGCGTTGCTCGTGCTCGCGCTGGGCCTGCTCGGCCTGGCGTTCCTGCAGGTGTTGAACGTGCGTTACACCAGCAGCGCCGAGCACCGCACGATGGCCACGAACCTGGCGACGGAGGTCATCGACATGATGCGCTCCAATCCGCGCCACCTGGTCGTCTACAACCGCCTGGACGAGGCCTCCTTCGCCGGCGTGACCCCGCCGGCCGGCGGCTGCAGCAAGCTCGGCGAAGGCGAAGCGACCGCACAGAAGAACATCGAACGCTGGCGCTGCGACGTGGTTTCGCAGCTGCCGGGCGGCGTCGGCAGGGTCCAGGTCGCGGGCAACGACGCCATCGGCTACACCGCCACGGTCGATCTGACCTGGGTGGACGACGTGGGTCGTGAGGACAACGCCGCCGAAAACGCAAAGGGCACCGGCCAGAAGGTGACGTTCCAGGTGGTGACGCTGCTATGA
- a CDS encoding GspH/FimT family pseudopilin yields the protein MTRSTSRGFTLVELMITIAVLAVGSMLAYPSFSNVIKSNRVATSTNSLIAAFNLARSEAIRSNRGAGVCPSKAGTACEGSDWSTGFIAFTDQDGSGGWSAGDSVLRFFEGNEALTFTAAPGANEPAGNVDVVVFGRSGRAAHAVDFTVKATKCKTGEQYQRQLKVTKPGQTRLEKQACA from the coding sequence ATGACCAGATCCACGAGCCGAGGGTTCACCCTCGTCGAGCTCATGATCACGATCGCCGTGCTCGCCGTCGGGTCGATGCTCGCGTATCCGTCGTTTTCGAACGTGATCAAGTCCAACCGCGTCGCCACGTCGACCAACAGCCTGATCGCGGCCTTCAACCTGGCGCGCAGCGAAGCCATCCGCAGCAATCGCGGCGCGGGCGTGTGTCCGTCCAAGGCCGGCACTGCGTGCGAGGGCAGCGACTGGAGCACCGGCTTCATCGCCTTCACCGACCAGGACGGCAGCGGCGGCTGGTCCGCCGGCGACAGCGTGCTGCGCTTCTTCGAGGGCAACGAGGCGCTGACCTTCACCGCGGCGCCGGGCGCCAACGAGCCGGCGGGCAACGTCGACGTGGTCGTGTTCGGCCGCTCCGGTCGCGCCGCCCATGCGGTCGATTTCACCGTGAAGGCCACCAAGTGCAAGACGGGTGAGCAGTACCAGCGCCAGCTCAAGGTCACCAAGCCCGGCCAAACCCGACTGGAGAAGCAAGCGTGCGCGTGA
- a CDS encoding histidine kinase: protein MPNSQPAHSPLDALWQPSAIVWTMLSGEALALLLALAPGLDEQRLRYFVLMSVAIQWVLLWSIATLYLVRKPIRSLPPQRIAYVVLAILLISTWVITAAIGFFFREGWGMDLSEWHWAQWRLIGMVMTVGVIGIAVFQSQWRARQLALRAKQLELEALQARIRPHFLFNTLNTGAALVHRRPEEVERLLLDLADLFRAALAGPRDITLEEELALARRYLEIESLRFGERLRIVWKLPREMPAVMVPALSIQPLVENAIRHGIERRPDGGELEISVSTMPETVVVRIVNPLPSGGENRPGHHVGLNASQVRIEALTGGRGSVLTQLEGKRFIATVRLPANP from the coding sequence ATGCCCAATTCGCAACCCGCACACAGCCCGCTGGATGCTTTGTGGCAGCCGTCCGCCATCGTCTGGACCATGTTGTCCGGCGAGGCGCTGGCGCTGCTGCTGGCACTGGCCCCGGGACTGGACGAGCAGCGCCTGCGCTATTTCGTCCTGATGTCGGTGGCGATCCAGTGGGTGCTGCTGTGGAGCATCGCGACGCTGTACCTGGTGCGCAAACCGATCCGGTCACTGCCGCCGCAGCGCATCGCCTACGTGGTGCTGGCGATCCTGTTGATCAGCACCTGGGTGATCACCGCCGCGATCGGCTTCTTCTTCCGTGAAGGCTGGGGCATGGACCTGAGCGAGTGGCATTGGGCCCAGTGGCGCCTGATCGGGATGGTCATGACGGTGGGCGTGATCGGCATCGCGGTGTTCCAGAGCCAGTGGCGCGCGCGGCAGCTCGCGCTGCGCGCGAAGCAACTGGAGTTGGAAGCGCTGCAGGCCAGGATCCGCCCGCACTTCCTGTTCAACACGCTGAACACGGGCGCGGCCCTGGTCCATCGACGACCGGAGGAAGTCGAGCGTCTGCTGCTGGACCTGGCCGACCTGTTCCGCGCCGCGCTCGCCGGGCCGCGCGACATTACGCTGGAAGAGGAACTCGCCCTCGCCCGCCGTTACCTGGAGATCGAATCGCTGCGCTTCGGCGAGCGCCTGCGCATCGTGTGGAAACTGCCTCGCGAGATGCCCGCGGTGATGGTGCCCGCACTGTCGATCCAGCCGCTGGTCGAAAACGCCATTCGCCACGGCATCGAACGCCGGCCGGACGGCGGCGAGCTGGAGATTTCCGTGTCGACGATGCCCGAGACGGTGGTCGTGCGGATCGTGAATCCACTGCCCAGCGGCGGCGAGAACCGCCCCGGCCACCACGTCGGCCTCAATGCCTCGCAGGTGCGGATCGAAGCACTGACCGGCGGGCGTGGCAGCGTGCTCACGCAACTGGAAGGCAAGCGGTTCATCGCAACCGTGCGTCTGCCGGCAAACCCTTGA
- the ppnN gene encoding nucleotide 5'-monophosphate nucleosidase PpnN — translation MSTATPIETTLPTVNARIYPKGGLDVLSRDEVARLRDVSTGMHDLLRRCALAVLTSGSASDDPRAARELYPEFDIEVHQQDRGMRIDLHHAPAMAFVDGEIIRGVAELLFAVVRDLAYTVIELGPDAKRDLDSTDGITDGVFGLLRNARILHPTDPNLVVCWGGHSISRDEYVYTKQVGYELGLRGLDICTGCGPGAMKGPMKGATIAHAKQRRFKTRYIGITEPGIIAAESPNPIVNHLVIMPDIEKRLEAFVRLGHGIIVFPGGVGTAEEILYLLGILLREENAHLPFPLILTGPTGAAPYFEQIDKFIRLTLGEAATQRYEIVIGDPDKVAKHMATGIRKVREHRIAQKDSFFFNWSIDIPLTFQRPFVPTHEAMASLDLHHGRKPHELAADLRRAFSGIVAGNVKEDGMRRIEQFGPFEIHGDPDMMQSLDALLRAFVEQRRMKIAGEYKPCYRVVA, via the coding sequence ATGAGCACCGCAACCCCCATCGAAACCACCCTTCCCACCGTGAACGCGCGCATCTACCCGAAGGGCGGACTGGATGTCCTTTCACGCGACGAGGTCGCCCGTCTGCGCGATGTTTCCACCGGCATGCACGACCTGCTGCGCCGCTGTGCGCTGGCGGTGCTGACCAGCGGCAGCGCGTCCGACGACCCGCGCGCCGCGCGCGAGCTGTACCCCGAATTCGACATCGAAGTGCACCAGCAGGATCGCGGCATGCGCATCGACCTGCACCATGCGCCCGCAATGGCCTTCGTCGACGGCGAGATCATTCGCGGCGTCGCCGAACTGCTCTTCGCCGTCGTGCGCGACCTGGCCTACACCGTGATCGAGCTGGGCCCCGACGCCAAGCGCGACCTCGACAGCACCGACGGCATCACCGACGGCGTGTTCGGCCTGCTGCGCAATGCGCGAATCCTGCACCCGACCGATCCGAACCTGGTCGTGTGCTGGGGCGGCCATTCGATCTCGCGCGACGAATACGTCTACACCAAGCAGGTCGGGTACGAGCTGGGCCTGCGCGGGCTGGACATCTGCACCGGCTGCGGCCCGGGCGCGATGAAGGGGCCGATGAAGGGCGCGACGATCGCGCACGCCAAGCAGCGTCGATTCAAGACGCGCTACATCGGCATCACCGAGCCGGGCATCATCGCGGCCGAATCGCCGAACCCGATCGTCAACCACCTGGTGATCATGCCGGACATCGAGAAACGTCTCGAAGCGTTCGTGCGCCTGGGCCACGGCATCATCGTGTTCCCGGGTGGCGTCGGCACGGCGGAAGAGATCCTCTACCTGCTCGGCATCCTGCTGCGCGAAGAGAACGCGCACCTGCCGTTCCCGCTGATCCTCACCGGCCCGACCGGCGCGGCGCCGTATTTCGAGCAGATCGACAAGTTCATCCGCCTCACGCTGGGCGAGGCGGCGACGCAGCGCTACGAGATCGTCATCGGCGATCCGGACAAGGTGGCCAAGCACATGGCCACCGGCATCCGCAAAGTTCGCGAGCACCGCATCGCGCAGAAGGACTCGTTCTTCTTCAACTGGTCGATCGACATCCCGCTGACGTTCCAGCGTCCCTTCGTGCCCACCCACGAGGCGATGGCCTCGCTCGACCTGCACCACGGCCGCAAGCCGCACGAACTGGCGGCGGACCTGCGCCGCGCGTTCTCCGGCATCGTCGCCGGCAACGTGAAGGAAGACGGCATGCGTCGCATCGAGCAGTTCGGACCGTTCGAGATCCACGGCGATCCGGACATGATGCAGTCGCTCGACGCACTGCTTCGCGCCTTCGTCGAACAGCGCCGCATGAAGATCGCGGGCGAGTACAAGCCCTGCTATCGCGTGGTGGCGTAA